GATAGTCTTCGAGTCTCGCAATCTGTGTCAGGAAGAGCGCTCCATGCGCTACCGCTTCAAAGGGTTTATGTACCTGAACTCTTTGCCGCCCGAAATATGACATAAACAATTGCTGAATGGCTCGAATCTGACAGCTTCCCCCGACCAATAACACTTGTTCGATGTCAGATTTCTGAACCCCTTTACGCAGACCTAACTGCAAGGTTTCATCGATCGCTTGTCGCACTTGCTCCAAGAGTTGTCGAGCTTCTAGCAGATCCTCGAACTGCGATCGCGTCAACATCAAATCGTGATAGATAAAATTCTCCTCATCAAACCAGCTTTCTTTTGCTTCCTCTGCACTGGATAGCCGAATTTTTAACTGTTCTGCGATCGACAATAAATTCTGCCAACCCATCTCACTGATTGCCTCTCGCGTCGTATTCAATTGTTGTAGATAGTGTTCAACAATCCAGCGATCAAGGTCTTCACCCCCAATGTAAGCATCTGATTTTGCTAACACTTCAGCCTGTAAAACTTCCTGACCGCTTGACATCGTTGAAGTTCTCACCAAGCTTAAATCTAATGTTCCGCCGCCAAAATCAGCGACTAGCACTGTTGATCCGGGTTGATCGACTGCATATCCCAATGCTGCGGCAGTTGATTCATCAACGAACTTCACAGCAGGAAAACCAAACTTCAGTGCAACATCCTGAAACCAATTGAGATATCTTTCAAATGCTCCGACCGGAACTGTGAAAATTAGCAATGAAGGTTGAATCTGTGCGGCTTTAATCGCTTGCCAAATCCCACTTAGAAATTGAACCGCGATCGCCTCCGCATCATAAACCTGTCCATCTAATGTTCTGGCTGGAGGCTGAAAATCTGCCGCTAAATCTCGCTTAAACGAGCGGAAGAATCGCTGAGGCTGCGTTAATCCGAGACGCTGCGATCGCACAGGCTCCCCAACCACAAACTCTCCTTGCCCTTGCACAAACACCAAACTGGGTACAACGGCAACATCATTGAACCATCGAGAAATCTCAGGAACTCTCAAAGTCATCGGAGTCTGTGTATCAGGTTCCAACACACTAACCACCGTGTTACTGGTGCCAAAATCGATCGCAACTGCGGTCATGATGTTGCTCCAGCAGGTAAGGTTCGACTGACTTTAGCAGGAACTAAGATTTGATTGCTCGATCGATAGCCCACAAATCTCACATACACTAGCTCTCCTGGTGCTAAATCAGCAACATCACCCTGATGCAGTTGTGGATCAAACTCGACTTGCTCCCAAGGTTTGCCGATCGTTTGATAGCCCCAAAACTGAATTAAGTTATCGAGTGCAGTGAACATTCCAACTAAGTTCCGA
This is a stretch of genomic DNA from Cyanobacteria bacterium FACHB-DQ100. It encodes these proteins:
- a CDS encoding Hsp70 family protein gives rise to the protein MTAVAIDFGTSNTVVSVLEPDTQTPMTLRVPEISRWFNDVAVVPSLVFVQGQGEFVVGEPVRSQRLGLTQPQRFFRSFKRDLAADFQPPARTLDGQVYDAEAIAVQFLSGIWQAIKAAQIQPSLLIFTVPVGAFERYLNWFQDVALKFGFPAVKFVDESTAAALGYAVDQPGSTVLVADFGGGTLDLSLVRTSTMSSGQEVLQAEVLAKSDAYIGGEDLDRWIVEHYLQQLNTTREAISEMGWQNLLSIAEQLKIRLSSAEEAKESWFDEENFIYHDLMLTRSQFEDLLEARQLLEQVRQAIDETLQLGLRKGVQKSDIEQVLLVGGSCQIRAIQQLFMSYFGRQRVQVHKPFEAVAHGALFLTQIARLEDYLRHGYAIRLWEPYSRSYTYFPLFEPGTKYPCKREESLTLQAALEGQTEIRLDIGEVAQVTEAEVTYDAQGRMSSTPLRPQETYRSLAHDRNQICVARLDPPGKLGVDRISVELQVTEQRILTATIRDLLTQKVLLEQGAIAKLR